The DNA region TTCATCGTTTCGGGGGCGACAAACGGATTCACGTCATGCACGTTCATAATGACGGGCACGTCGGTTCGCTTTCGATAGTTATGCGGCAGAAGAAAGAGAGTGGACCAGAAAAGATCGGGGCGGATCTCGTTAACAAGGGTCGGCACTCTGCCGTGCAGCCAGGTCGGGCCGGATTTAGCAAAAAGAGAGCGATCGATCGTAATCTCAACATTCGGTCGGGCGAAGATCCCCGCGTAGCCGGAATGGAGCCCTTTTGGAGAGATCAGCTGCCAGTGCCAGTCGGGGCGATGCTTCACGGCGGCATCAAGCATGCCCGACAGATATCGTGCGTTCCCGTTCCCGAATGTGATGAGCGGACGGGCATCAACCAGAATCTTCATGTCAGGGGGCAGGATCTTTACGGTAGATCTTGCGTCAACTCCCACGTCTCAAATCCCATGCAGGGGGTTTGAGATGTGCGCTTACCTGAAAGGACTTGCTTGCAGAACGGGCAGCAGGAAAAAAAGCCCAATGTCTGATCGCCCTTCTCTTGCCTTTGAAAACACGGACTTCCTCCATACGAGAGATGCCCGCCCTCTGCGGATTCTCTCGGAATACCTTTATCCGCGAAAGATTTTCGCCGAACAGAAGGTCACCGATACCGTCGTCTTCTTCGGTTCGGCGCGCATCCCTTCGCCGGAGCATGCGGGAAAGCTGCCCGATGGAAAGGGCATCCTGAAACTGCGTCGTTTCTATGACGACGCCCGCGAGCTTGCCCATCGGATCACGGAATGGTCGATGCGGAATGCGGAGCCTCACGGTCACCGCGTCCTGGTCTGCACCGGCGGCGGCCCGGGCATCATGGAAGCGTCGAACAGAGGAGCGAAGGATGCCGGCGGCGACTCTATAGGCCTGAATATCGAGCTACCGAGAGAGCAGCTGCCCAACCCGTATATCTCGCCGCATCTGAACTTCGACTTTCACTACTTCTTCACACGCAAGTACTGGTTCCTGTATTATGCGCGGCTGCTCATCTCTTTTCCTGGTGGATTTGGTACCCTTGACGAGCTATTTGAAACGCTGACGCTCATGCAGACGAAAAACTTGAAGAACGACGTCCCGGTACTTCTATACGGACGCGAGTTCTGGAATCGTGTCGTCGATTTCGAATATCTTGTCGAGTCGGGCCTCATCGCGGCGGGCGATCTTAAGCTGTTCACGATCGTGGACGGAGTGGACGAAGCGATGGAGCACATATTACCTGTTCTGAAGGGGCAGCTCTGATCCTGATATGGCGATACAGGCGTCAAAATACAAATTCCTTGATCTCGTCCGCGAATCGGATGCCATCACGCGCGGTTCACAGGTCGGCGAGAAGAATCATCATGCCCTCTATCGCCTGATACGTCGGCTTTCGAGCATAGACCTGATTCGCAGCGGCCAGATCTATACGCTTGAAACGCCGATCGCCGAACTCACGGCAGCGAATCTGACGCGCAAGGCGCTCTCGTCCATCCTCAAGAACCTCATCGACGACCGGCTCATCACACAGCTTTTCATCATCAGGCCTGGCAAAAACGCCGTCCTCGAAGCCGTATCGTGCTACATCGCTCTGCCCACCGACGATCTCGTATCGCCCAATCAGCTCTATTATGAGATGATACTCAAAAGCGTGGCGAATATCGAAGAGGTTATCAAACAGTTACCCGTTTACAAACACGAAGACATCAAGAAGGATCTTGAAGCCGATTTCGCGGCGCGCGGAGCGCCTCCGTTTGATAAACTGAATCGTACCATCCTTGATCCGGTGCGTATCATCGTTCCCGGCATCTTTGATTTCGTTCCCGACGCCGATCTCATGCGTTTCGGAAAGGCCGATCTGAAAGAAGAGCTAATAAGGCGGCAGCTTTTCGCCGAGCTTTTTGAGTACGGCATGATGCCTCTCAAGAAAGAAGAGATATCTCCGCGCTTCGAGGTCGCCGGCGACTTTCTCACAAACCGACTGATCCCCCATTATCGAGACCGGCAGAATCTGAAGGCCGAACTTGAGGCCATCTACGTCGAGGAATCCGCCTATTATCTTGATCCGTTTGCGCCTCGTAACGCCGACTTTATCGTGCGCAAGGCGACGGCCATGAAGAAGAATCTGATCGGCCAGAGCCAGGGCGAGCGCATCCGTTTCCCTGGTCTTCTTGCCATCGAACAGATTCTACAGTTAGCCCCTTTTATCGAAGAGCTTAACCGAGACCAGGATAAGCGCGACATCCAGGAAGGCCTGAACGATATCATGACCCGGCTGCGTTCTATCGATTCGCAGAACTGGCAGGATATGGCCCTGTATCTTGACGAAGACGAGGTCGACGAGATACATCCCGACGTCTTCAAACAGCTGCTCTCAGCCAGAGACGTGATGAACTCAAGCTGGGAAACGGGGAAGGGCACTCTGCTCATCCTCGCGCGAAAGGATCGGCAGATCTTCGAAGGACTTGTGAACGGCATGGCAGCCTCCGAAGGCGTCGAGAACTGGCACGTTCTCGCCTTGAAGTTCATGATCGAGAAGTATGAATCCGACTTCCCCAATCTCTTTCAGGACGAGGGATTCCGTTCGATGTACGGAAGGCTGCTTCGTAAGGTCTATCTGCGTTATATACCCTTCTATCATAGAATCCTCATCTATCTCGGCATCCGCATCTTTCAGGACGGCGCCTTTCAGACGGCCAAAGATCGCATCATGGAAGAGCAGAGCCATCTTGCCGTTCGTAACAAACAACGCAAAGAAACACAGATGCAGAAGCGGCTTGTAGAGCGACGTGAGCGCCTGGCGAAGGCGAAAGATCTCGGCGCCGTTATGCGCATCAACGAGAAGATAGACGCCTGTTTTCGAAACGGCGAGCTGCCGACGGCGTCAAGGCTTGCAAAAGAAAGCTCGGGCATGGAACCGGCGGCTCTGCTTGATTTTCTTAAACGCAACTCGTTTCAGATGCTGCCCCTTGAGGGCGGCGATGACTCCATCGTCCTTTATCCGCTTGATCAGAACTGGAGGGTGCGCAGCGCCAGGCTGATCCGCCTGCTTGACTCCTGGAAAGAAAAGCAATCCGATGATGCCGATCCGGATCGCGGGCTCTTCTATCAGAGTCTGCCGCGCATCCGACGACTGCTTCTTGATCGCGGCGTCGCCGGACAGAAGAAAAAAGACGAAGAGGACCCTTACGAGAAATTCAGCCAGGAATTGAAGAAGCACAAAGAACAAGCGCCAGATGCGGACCTTGACATCTGACGTTGTTAAAGAGGAAACAGATGGAAACGAAAGATTTGCTGGAAGAGTTAAAAAACAAGATCGAACGACTGGAACGCGAGAATCGCAACCTTCTCGACGAAATGAACTACGCGAAAGAGTCGCCATATTTACAGAGCTCTATTCTGCATCTGCACTATGAAGTCGTGATTAACCGTGACGAGGTCATGTCGAAAGAGTTCGGGCATCGTATCAACGAAAAGCACGGAACCATGTATGAGATCAAAACGCAGTCCCGCCGCCTGGCGCAGCTTCTCGGGCTTGATGCCGACGGCATCCGCATGATGGTTACGGAGGCCGTGCAAAACATCATCGAACACGGCTACGGAAAATTCGTGCACGTATCACTGGATGTGCATAACAATGCCGTAAATCCCTATATGGTATGCAGCTTCAAGCATGAGCTGCCGCCCGGCGAGGTGTATACGCTGAGCGACATCAACCGCAACGCTCTCAAAGGAGACGTCACCTCGGAGCATTTCGATTTCGAAAGCAGCCGCGGCCGCGGCGAATTCATCATGAAAGAACTGACAGACGAACGCCGCATCATCAACGGAATCGAGATCAACCCCGACGGGCAGAAGATACGGTATTTCAAGCGCATCCTCATCAAGTATTCGAATCCGCAGGGACCGCACGAAAAGGTAACCTTCTCGGAGCTCAAGCGCGAGATCGACAGGCTCGACATCGACGACGTCGTCTGCTACTTCCACGTCCATCATCTGAGCGAAGAACCCACCGCCGTCACCATCGCCACGCTGCGATCATCGGCCCGCCGCGTCTCTGAGATCATGAAAGAAAACGGATTCCAGCCCGTAGACGAAGAGAACTACTATCGCACCGTCTTCGCCACCTACAGACCCGTCGCCGACGCCGCCATGGATAAAGAAAAGCTGCTCGGCCTTTTTGCAAAAGTCAGACAGATCGTGCATCAGGAGCTTGATGACCGTGCCGCATCCTGAGCGAGCTGCGACCTTTGAGGCCTTCTGGCCCGTATATCTCTACGCACATCGTAAATCGGTGACGCGTGGATTTCACTATACGGGCTCGCTTTCCGCTATCGTCGTTCTCGTTCTCGCCGGCCTGATCGATCTCAGGCTGGCCCTGCTTGCCCCCGTCGTCGGCTACGGCTGCGCCTGGATCGGACATTTCGGCTTTGAGAAGAACCGCCCGGCTGCCTTCAGTCAGCCGATCTATTCGTTTCTTGCGGACTGGAAGATGCTATGGTGCTTTCTTACAGGTAGGCTGCGTCGCGAGTTCGAGCGGCATAAGATTGAGCCTATCTGATACAGATCAAACGACCCGTTTTTTACCGCTGAGGTCGCGGAGGGCGCAGAGGAAGCCACTGAGGTATGATTCTGTCTTCTTTCGCGTTTTTCGTGGACAAGAATTCTTTTTACCGCGAAAGGCGCGAAATACGCGAAAAAGATCCGGTCACATGCAAACAAGATAGAATCAGTCTTCTGAGATCGAAAATCCTATCTCTTTTCTCTGAGTCCTCCGTGCTCTCCGTGGTTAACAATTCCTCTGACCAGGCAAAAGCCGGTGCACCACGGAGGGCGCTGAGGTGGCAGCGAGTTATCTGCTCGAACGTGAAACGCGTACACCTGACCAATCTGAAAATCCAGAGGCCAGCCGCAGTACTGGAATGCCTCGCGAACGTAGCAGCGCCTGGGCATTCACTGACAGCAGGCAGTAGGGGCCGCGGCAGTATACGATCAATTCACGATCCTTCGGCAATTTTACGGCCTGTTTCTTGAGATCTTCAAAAGGTATATTAATGGCTCCGGCAATATGCCCTTTATTGTACTCCTCCGCAGAGCGCACATCTATAAGAAGCGGATCCTCCATTCTGATTTTCTTCTGACATTCCTTTTCGCTGATGCTATCGCCGGCAGCAGCTCCGTCGGGGAGGTCTGACTTAAGCCCGCGGAATACAGCAAACCGTTCCAGTGCTTCAAGCAGTTCACGGATCGGACCATTCTGCAGGCTGTAAAGGACATGCTTTCCGTCACGACGCGTCGCTACCATATTTGATTTTTTCAGGATTTGCAGGTGTTGTGAAGTGCTGGCTGTGGGTATTCCCGATAGCTCAGAGAGTGTTTCAACAGATTTCTCCCCCGCCGCAATGAGCAACATGAGGATGATCCGGGAATCGTTTCCCAGCGTGCCGGCAATACCGCTCATACGCGAAATCGTATCAATATCCTTCACCGGTCTATGCAGTGCTGCAGGGCATTCTGTGGCGAATACTTTTTAGCCTGACCTCCGCCGGAGACCGGGCTCACAAAAAAAGATCGACGTTCTGTCATTCAATTAATATATTGAATGACAGAACGATATCACGGAGGTTCTATGAATATCACAACAGCAGTGATGGTGCAAATCCTTGCCGTTGGAGCAGGGGCTACCCTCACCATGGATATCTGGCGTTTCCTTTTACTGAAGGTATTTGGAATAAACTCGCTTGATTTAAGTCTGCTCGGTCGGTGGGTCGGACATCTACCACACGGTCGGTTCTTCCATGCAAAGATCGCCGGCAGCGAAAGAATCAAAGGAGAACTGCTTCTGGGCTGGATCACACACTATGGCATCGGTATCGGATTTGCGATGATGCTCTCCCTTTTCTGGGGAGCTGCATGGTTTG from Leptonema illini DSM 21528 includes:
- a CDS encoding LOG family protein yields the protein MSDRPSLAFENTDFLHTRDARPLRILSEYLYPRKIFAEQKVTDTVVFFGSARIPSPEHAGKLPDGKGILKLRRFYDDARELAHRITEWSMRNAEPHGHRVLVCTGGGPGIMEASNRGAKDAGGDSIGLNIELPREQLPNPYISPHLNFDFHYFFTRKYWFLYYARLLISFPGGFGTLDELFETLTLMQTKNLKNDVPVLLYGREFWNRVVDFEYLVESGLIAAGDLKLFTIVDGVDEAMEHILPVLKGQL
- a CDS encoding ArsR/SmtB family transcription factor, translating into MKDIDTISRMSGIAGTLGNDSRIILMLLIAAGEKSVETLSELSGIPTASTSQHLQILKKSNMVATRRDGKHVLYSLQNGPIRELLEALERFAVFRGLKSDLPDGAAAGDSISEKECQKKIRMEDPLLIDVRSAEEYNKGHIAGAINIPFEDLKKQAVKLPKDRELIVYCRGPYCLLSVNAQALLRSRGIPVLRLASGFSDWSGVRVSRSSR
- a CDS encoding DUF962 domain-containing protein — translated: MTVPHPERAATFEAFWPVYLYAHRKSVTRGFHYTGSLSAIVVLVLAGLIDLRLALLAPVVGYGCAWIGHFGFEKNRPAAFSQPIYSFLADWKMLWCFLTGRLRREFERHKIEPI
- a CDS encoding ATP-binding protein, whose protein sequence is METKDLLEELKNKIERLERENRNLLDEMNYAKESPYLQSSILHLHYEVVINRDEVMSKEFGHRINEKHGTMYEIKTQSRRLAQLLGLDADGIRMMVTEAVQNIIEHGYGKFVHVSLDVHNNAVNPYMVCSFKHELPPGEVYTLSDINRNALKGDVTSEHFDFESSRGRGEFIMKELTDERRIINGIEINPDGQKIRYFKRILIKYSNPQGPHEKVTFSELKREIDRLDIDDVVCYFHVHHLSEEPTAVTIATLRSSARRVSEIMKENGFQPVDEENYYRTVFATYRPVADAAMDKEKLLGLFAKVRQIVHQELDDRAAS
- a CDS encoding DUF2938 domain-containing protein, encoding MNITTAVMVQILAVGAGATLTMDIWRFLLLKVFGINSLDLSLLGRWVGHLPHGRFFHAKIAGSERIKGELLLGWITHYGIGIGFAMMLSLFWGAAWFASPVLLPALTVGLATVLAPWFIMQPAMGLGVTAANAPSPNAVRLRNLAIHLVYGLGLYVSALALNWLIASIRFNL